In Chlorocebus sabaeus isolate Y175 chromosome 9, mChlSab1.0.hap1, whole genome shotgun sequence, the genomic stretch TGGAGGCTCTGTGTGTGGGTGAGTTTAGCCCCATCTTCTGGGTGTTCTCCAGCATGAGGATCGCAGACAGAGAGGACCAGCCCAGCAGCCATAGGCCTGACCAAGGCCCAGGCTGGGAAGGAGGGCGACTCCCTATTTTCCACTGAGAGGTGTTTCACAGCACAGTCAACATGGATGACCGGCAAAGGCCCTCATGCTTTGATATCTTCCTTGGCCAGGTCCATCTCTACCAGGGGCTCAGCAGGGCCTAAGGCGGGGAGTGGGAGAACAGACCCCAAGTAGGAGGAAGACCTAAATACTGACTGTGAGAGGGTCATCATCCCCCTGATCATCACCTTGAGGGGCCTAGGCGGTGTTCATCTCTTTTCATTCTCAGGTCGTTGATTTCTTAGAGCCTGAAAAGAAGGTAACTGCACATATGAGGGACAGATggagtgagtcagtgagtgagtgaccTCATCCTTGCTCCTAACAGCCTGGTAGGGACAGGGCAGGTTTTCTGCAGAGCACGGAAGTCAGAGAGGTGAAGCCAGTTTCCCAGGGTAACAGTGAGGCACTGACAGAAAGGAGACTACAGTGGAGTCCAGGTCCCCGGGCTCCCCAGAGCTCcttactcttcctcctcctcagcagcCTGGAGACCCCACAACCTCCAGCCAGAGGCCTGAAGCTGGAGACCACGCCAGGTGCCAGATGATGCTGGGAATTTTCCTGGGTGCTTCGGGTCTTCCCAGCACTCTGGTCTCGCCTGCCCTGCCTCTCGGGCTCTGCCCAGCTTCCTGAGTCCTGACAGAGCACAGTGGGGGAGATGTTGGCAGAGGCAGCAGATGGGCTCACGGCCATCCCTCCTGCAGGAGCAGCAGCTGGAGCCGGAGCCATGTGGCTGTGCCCTCTGGCCCTCACGCTCACCTTGATGGCAGCCTCTGGCACTGCGTGCGAAGTGAAGGACGTTTGTGTTGGAAGCCCTGGTATCCCCGGCACTCCTGGATCCCATGGCCTGCCAGGCAGGGATGGGAGAGATGGTGTCAAAGGAGACCCTGGCCCTCCAGGTACTGTGCTGGAGACCCCACCCTCTGCGGAGGGACACAGACCCCTTTTCAGAAGGCCTGTCTGTCTAGGCCCCTAGGCTGTAGGCCATAGTGAGctgggtgggacctggtgggctCCTGGGGCCCTTAGGATGGCGCATCCGGGAGAGTCTGTCCTCATAGTGCCCACGGAGTGATAACTGGGACAGCCCCAGTGATAATGAGGGTCGAGTCTCACTAGCTCTAACCAGTTGTGGGTGACGGATCCCACACATCCATGTCCTGTTTCTCTGCAGGCCCCATGGGTCCGCCTGGAGATATGCCATGTGCTCCTGGGAATGATGGGCTGCCTGGAGCCCCTGGTATCCCTGGACAGCGTGGAGAAAAGGGGGAGCCTGGCGAGAGGGGCCCTCCAGGTGAgcagggtggggcaggtgggCAGTGGGAACACGGGCACAGCAACCCTGAAGTCCGTTACACAGGGCTGATGGGGATCAGACAAACCCTGCAGGTTCCCCAAGGGCATTTGGCTCAACCTAAGTAAGAGAATATGAACTTGAGGGAGAAAGCCAAAGTGTCTGGGGAGTGTGGTCACAATTCAGGGAAGGGCAAGTATGGGAGGTCCTCTAGGCCTCGTGACCGCCAATGGGGAGACATGGAGTCGGGTGTGGGACTCGGGACAGcgctgggaggtgggggaggcacGTCCTGGGAGGCAGTGCTGGGGGCAGTCTGAAGGGTGAATGAGGACCAGACATCCAGGCAGATGATGTGATAAGGAGCCCACAGGCAGACGGGAATTTGCAGCTCAGAGCAGTAAGCAAGGCCATCAGGGCAGCGCAGAGAGCATCATGCTTGCCCTTGGTGGAGGGTGCGGGAGAGGGACTTGCCCCACAGAGGCGGGCAGACAGAGCCACTCGAGGGACAGAGCAGGAAAGAGGACAAGGGGTGGAGGTCTCAGCAGGGGCAAGGCTTCACTAAAGAATAGGGGACCGGGGGTGTGGAGACACACTGGAGTCTTGTGGACCCTCTGAGCCTGGGGCCCGGGCGATGCCTAGCAGCAATGAAAAGGCAGAGTTCCAGGATTGCAGATGGCAAAATGCCTGCGTGGCAGCAAGTGGGGGTCTTCACTGGCCTGCCCCTCCTTCTGTGTGGGGCGCTCTCCGCAGGGCTTCCAGCTCATCTAGATGGGGAGCTCCAAGCCACACTCCACGACTTCAGACATCAAATCCTGCAGACAAGGGGAGGTAAGGGGACCCCCTGGGCCTCACAGGGTGGGAGTTTCCCACAAATTCCCCTCATTCTCAGCAGCAGCTTCTAGAACATAGAGATGACAAACAGGCTCGCACATGTCAGGTCTTGGGGAAAGGAATGATGCTTGCTTTTCTGATGTCTTTGAATGGCCCAGAGGAGACAGAACCCGACACACTTCACTGCGCATTTCACAGGAAAGCAAGTTCTCCGCCCGTCTTGCTTTCCACTGAATCCCAGGAAATGGCACCATTTCTGGCAATAAGTAATTGTTACTtagatgagtgaataaatggatgaaagcTTAGAAGAGAATTTAGAAAACTGCAattggaagaggaagagaagacacagagagaggcagagatggagagacTGGGGAAAGTCCGGTGGCGGAGAGCCCAGGTGAGGGAGGTGGCTTAGAGACAAAGCAGTCAGTGGCCTGACCCAGTCTCCTCTGCTCCCAGTCCTCAGTCTACAGGAGTCCATACTGGCAATAGGAGGGAAGGTCTTCTCCACCAATGGGCAGTCTGCCACTTTTGATGCCATTCAGGAGGCATGCGCCAGAGCAGGCGGCCACATTGCTGTCCCGAGGAATCCAGAGGAAAATGAGGCCATTGCAAGCTTCGTGAAGAAGTACAACACATATGCCTATGTGGGCCTGATTGAAGGTCCAAGCCCTGGAGACTTCCGCTACTCAGATGGGACCCCTGTAAACTACACCAACTGGTACCCAGGGGAGCCCGCAGGTCAGGgaacagagcagtgtgtggagatGTACACAGACGGGCGGTGGAATGACAGGAACTGCCTGTACAACCGACTGACCATCTGTGAGTTCTGAGAGGCATTTATGCCACGGGACAGGGAGGATCCTGTCTGGCCTTCGGTTTCCATCCCCAGGATCCCCTTGGTCTGTGAGATGCTGGAACTCCCTTTCAACAGAATTCACTTGTGGCTATTAAGGCTGAAGGCATCCTTAACCACTTCATTCCCCTGATGGGCCCTGACTCTTCCCCCAAATCACTGGCCAGCCTTGACACTCCCCTTGCAAACCCTCCCAGCACTGCACACCAGGCAGCCACTCCTAGCCTTGGCCTTCGGCATGAGATGGAGCCCTCCTTATTCCCCATCTGGTCCAGTTCCTTCGCTTACAGATGGCAGCAGTGAGGTTTTGGGGTAGAAGCACCCTCTGACGTCACACAGAGTGCCTGCCTCCTGGTGCCCTAGCTCTCCCTCTGCAGCCCACTGCGTGCCCAGTGCCATCAGGATGTGCAGTCCTGGCCAAGCATAATGGCAGAAAGAGGTGGACTTCAGGGAAACCCTATGTGGAGCTAAGGCCACAGTGGAGATTCTCTGGCACTCTGAGGTCTCCAGGGCAGGCCTGGTCAGGTTCTCCAGGTGGTCTGAGGGCCCAGTGGTGCCCCAGAACAGTGGTGTCCATGCCAACCCCATGACTGACATGTTACTCCTTTGAGTCTTTGGATGCCAACTCAGCCCCCTGACCTGAAGACAGCCGGCCTAGGCCTCTAGGGTAGAGCCCCCCAGTGCAGACGTGATCCAAGTAACTTTCTGCTGATGAACGACTCTGCACCCCAGTTCAGACCTCGGTGGGCATTCACACCACCCGCTCCCCACACAACACCGGCTCCACTTTCCTCTTCCATGAATCCATTCACCCAGATAATCATTGAAATTAACGTGTGCCAGGTCTTAGGATGTGTCTTGGGGTGGGCAGGGTACCCAGTGACTCTTGGGGATATTTATTCTCCCTGAGTCTatgtcttcatctgtgaaatggggataaaataCTTGTTGCTGTCACAATTATTACCATCTCTCCAGCTAGCAAAATTACTACCAGAGCTGTTACTAAACACAGAGGCTATTGACCGAGCACATACCACGTGCCACACACCTTGACAAGCAATTCTAATACAGTTTATTATGTACTATTCAACCTTCACACAATGTCACGGGACCAGTATTGTTTACCCATTTTCTATAAGGACACTGAACCTTGGAGGAGttaaatgttttgaatattaTTCCAGAGAGCAAGTGGCAGAGGCTGGATCCAAACCCACCTTCCTGCACCTGAAGCTTATGCTTCCAGCCACACCACCCCTGAGCTGAATAAAGATGATTGAAGCATAATAAATCGTGAATGTGTTCACATGAGTTTCCATAGCTTTGGTTCCAAGAAACatcacatttctgtatttttgtaaatCAAATGAACTCTGGTTCTGAGCCCCCACTTTCCTCAAGATTGGAAAATTCAATCTCAGGATGTGCTTTCTTTGTTTGATGGGAGGGGCGACCTGCTCTCCTCCCTGAGATGGTGCAGGGGGATGGGGAGCTACAGACACCATTTGGAAGAACACATGGGCATCATGAATCCACATGGTCCATTTGTGGGTGGGGATACCATGCCTTCCATCCTCCATGCAGCCACTTGAATGATTTCTGCAGCCCAGCAGTGATGGTGGCACTCAGGGCTCAGTCCCAGGCCTCAGTGAGCCATCCTAGTCTCATGTTGGCTTGGAATGGGACCACTCTCCCATGACCCAGGGCTGTGCAGGAACGAGACAACATCCCCCATTGCTTGAGGAGGCAGCCACATATGTGTCCCACCTCCAGAAAGGCTcccactcctcccaccctcacACCTGAGAACGCTCTCTTTCATGGATTTACTGCTTTTCTTGGGCAGAGAGAAGCTCTGGGTCAAAACCCACAAAATCAGATGAGAAATAGGGGAACAATTTATGATTGTTTTCTGAATGATAATTTTTAATCTGGTCACCATTCCACATGTGCTTGGGACCCAGCACAGAAATTATTGAGCCTTCccctaaattaaaagaaaaccaagGAGAAGCATGTACAAATGTTCCTTGACTTATGAGGTGATTAGGTCCTGATAAACACATTGCAGAATGATATCTTAaatggaaaatgcatttaatacatctaacctaccaaacatcatagctgaGCCTAGACTACTTTAACCATGTCCAGAACCCTATGTTAGCCTGCAGCTGGGCGAAATTATCTAACACAAGCTCTATTTTATAATAGGGTGCTGACTATCGCATGGAATTTATTGACTACTATACAGGAAGTGAATGAATGGTTGTATGTGTACTTGAAGTGTGGCTTCTCCTGAATTCACATCGCTTTTGGACCAATGTAAAGTCCATAAATTATAAGTCAAACCACCATAAATCCAGGACCATGTGCATTCCAACTTTATAAGTAAATACGCCAAGTCAATGAAAATTGATGTCTTCTCATTTCTTGTTAGGATTATTTTTACTTCCTTTATGCTTTTATTTGCTATTGTTactattttatcatattttaaattaattattgctGGTTTATGAGAAAAACTCTTCGTTTACTTTTTATTCATCTTATACCCAACCATCTTTTtggattctcatttttttttcctaatattaatACTTCTAAGataattgattcttttttttgtttgtttttatttttgagacagtctctctttgttgcccaggctggagtacagtggcacaatcttggctcactgcaacatctgcttctcgggttcaagtgattctcctgcctcagcctcccaagtagctgggattacaggtgtgtaccaccacgcctggctaatttttgtatttttagcggtgacagcgtttcaccatgttggcctggcttgtcttaaactcctgaccttaaatgatcctcctgcctcggcctccccaagtgtggggattacaggcataagtcactttGCCCAGCCAatgattcttttatattttatagataaatagTTACATTTACGAAGGATGGAAATTTGATCTGTCCTTTtatgacatttatattttttccatctcATTTCTTAGCTCCGCCACAGGAGCTCAGCTAAGGGGGGAGTAGAAGGGACTGAGCGGGGcacccttccctcctcccatcttGCACCTGGGATGCGAACGCACACTGACCACCTCTGGttcactctctctcttctgccatgAAGCCTACAATGAACCATGGTGAGGCAGGAGGGTTATGGAGGGCTCCAGGGACAAAGCCTTTGTGAACACagtaaggttttctttttgtttttcatgagaGACACAGGAAACTGTAAAGGAATACTTGAATTTGGGCCTGGCCTTGTCATATTTTTCTCATAGAAAGATCATTCTGGCTGATACACCAAAGATGTGCCTGAGATCTGCAGGAGTAGATGCTGGGGGATTTCCCTGAACAGCTGTAATTATGTAATAGTccaggtaagatttttttttttcttagttagaaGCCTACAGAACCAAAGAATGAGTCATGGACAATAGCTATTAGTTATTCCTCAATTATCTGCCCCGGTGATGGCTCAGTAATGGTAGGGTTGCTgggtttagaaaataaaaatataggccaggcatcgtggctcacgcctgtaaccccagcactttgggaggccgaggcaggtggatcacgaggtcaggagtttgagaccagcctggccaacagagtgaaacttgtctctactaaaaatacaaaaaaattagcagtgcatggtagcagatgcctgtaatcccagctacttgggaggcggaggtaaggagaatcgcttgaacctaggagacggcGGTTGCAATaagccgtgatggcaccactgcactccagcccgggcgacagagcgagattctgtctccaaaaaaaaaaagaaaagaaaaatataggacATCCAGTTAATTTGAATATCAGATACATAGGTAATTTATTCAGTGTGTCgtatgcaatatttgggacacacttattccaaaaattTATTCAATGTTTATATGAAGTTCACATTCCACAGATTCCAAAATGCTTTGCATTTTACCTGGCAACCCTACCTGTAGGGGCCTGGACAAGCAGAGACTTTGGGTGAGGCAGGAGACACTTCCTGTGGTTAGTGGCATGTGACGAAGTGACTTGGGACCATACCATCAGACTTGTACTCCAGTGCCTTTTGGCTCAGGAATGAATGTGAAGTCTTTCCTGAGCTCTGTACATGGTGAGCAGGGCCACTGAAGCATGGTGTGTATGAGCACAGATAAGGCTGGTATTTCCAGCACACTCTGGCTCTCCGCTCGGCAGGACATCCAGGAGCCTGGGGTAGGAATCCTCTGGGTTTGCCTCATTTCCACCCACTGCAGCTGCCCAGCATCCACCTAGCCTAGCGTGAGTCTTCTCCTGGAGGCTTCCAGAGGTGTTTCCATGACTAAATAGGGAGAACGGCAAGGTACGACAAAGGAACCGGAGCAAAGCAAAGGACCAAATGTGGCTGGCATGCCTCCGACAAGCCTTCTAGAGTGTGAGTATCTGTCAAAGCAGAAATGAAGACTTGAGAAGGGGAGTTTCTTATGGTGTCTAACTGTCTCTTTCTCTGGGGCAGTGGGCTCCAGACACTTTTAGAACCACACGTACCAGGGCTTAGGCTCTCCAGACAAAGCTGTGCTCGGGCAGGGGCATAGGACAGGCAGGCAGCAGGGGCAGGAAGGGTTAGCAGCTCTTCCCTGGCTAACAGGTGGGGTTCTGCCTCCAACTGCCTCCCCAGAACAGAAGCCAGATGAGCTGCTCCGAAGTCACCTTGGGGAGTTAGGGAACGCATCTGCCACATACACTGTGCTGGAGAACtttcagctgactgcaagcttcCCAGGCTGCTCCCAGTGGAAAGTCTGACTACTGGGCTGGGAGGTTCCTTCTCTGCCAACACCCTGCTCTGAGCCTACAGACAGGCAGTGAACAGTGTGGTTGGCATCTCCCTGCAGCTCCGGCTGAGCCTTCGGGATCATATCTCAAGGGGCTATTAAGGGAAATCATCACCTCAGGAAtgatcatctcttttttttgCTATAGTCACAATTTAAGGAATTGTGTGAAACAGTCAAATGGGGGCAGACATTAGATTTCAAGAGGTCTCAACCACTCCAAAATATGGCCTGAGCCTGTGCCACCCAACCTCTTCGACCACATAgacttcattccttcattcattcacttgttccAACTTTCGCCAGTATTTCCCAAGTACCTGAAGGCGGGAAGCACACAGTGACGAGGGGACAGAACCCCCCTGCTAGCCAGGGAAGAGCTGCTAGCCCTTCCTGCCCCTGCTGCCTGCCTGTTCTGTGCCCCTGCCTGACCATCATGGTCTCATATGGTCTTTCATTGACTGAAAAGTCCTCATTCACCACTTGACTGTAGTTAAGATGGCTGGCTCTTTCCACTCTGATTTCCCCTCCATCTCATCGCTCCTCATGCCCCTCATGTTGGAGTGCTCATAGACATTTTTAGGCTCTGGCTAGGGATGAGACAGCTTTATGTAGTTTATGGTCACTTCTATGTGTGGTTGCATTACTGCTAGTCTTCCAGCACAGGAATGGCTTCCAGGAATATTGTTCTGATTCAGTCAGCAGGGTCAGAAATGATATCCAAATAATAAACATTTCCCTAGCACCTGTTTTCAGAAATATGTCAGCAGTGGAGGAGAAACAAGTATGGATCTAGAAACTAGTCTATGGAAAACTCTCTCCCATATCATATGTATAGAGTTGTAAGCTTGTAAGGCTGTTCACATCCATGCCTATTTAAAATGGAAGTTCTCTCCTGCAGAGAATATACTCAATAGTGCAATATATACACTTATAACACAGACATATAAATATGTCTCTTTTGAGCAATTTCGGTAAATGTATTTTGCTAGAACTCCTGTGTAGTAAGGCAGAACTAGAGGAGTACTACAAATAGAAGCATGCTTTTGTGTGAAATGAGAAGTCTTATGCATCTCACTGTATCTGATTACGTCTTAGCTTGTCTGATATATTTTATCCCAGTAAAGTACGCAAGTTCTAGATGTACACACTAAGAAAGATTACATTTTTATAACTCGATATGAAATATTAACATCTACAAAGACAACATAAAACTCAATCTACTGTTACAACAAGACTGTCCATGACAAGCTGGAGAAGAGTTAAGTAGCAGCCACACCCCAAAGACCAGCTGTGAGAGCACAGAGGCACCTGATGGTGCCTCTGCCTGTTCTGCACTCTCCTTGAAAGCAACATGGAGCACAAGCTCATCCAGTGATTTCCAGCCCTCCCTCACAGCAAGTAAAGCCAGCAGATTTCTTGCAGAAAATCCCATGAGCAAAGATGAGTTCACTgtcaaaaaatataatttgagaaGCACCACCATGAAAGGGAGACTTCCACCTGAGGAAACATAATAACCATAGCTACTACTTACTGAGCATTTATACGTCAGGCACTATTGCAAACATAAAGTGGAACTATTTTATGTTTGCAATAGACACATGAAGACCTTATAAGAGTCCTACCTTATAAGAGTTTAAGGTAGGactatttttattgtcattttacaaatgaagaaactaaagtgTCAAGTGATTAAGTAACTTcgtccaaagtcacatagcttaACATGAGAAGCCACAGACTAACCTCAGCTGTCTGGCCCCAGATCTGAAGATTAAACAGAACAAATAGACAACCAGTAACGTGCTTTGAAGTAAGTATAACGAGAATAATTTCTTATTCTCAAATAATAAAGGATGGAAAAGAATCAATTGGGGATGTTAGAGATGAACAATGTGTTCATTTTGTATTACTGATCATgggaataaaaaccaaaaaatatattcgtagtttaaacaaataaaaccacCTGAGTGGATGAGCTATGTAGTGCAATGTATGCAGCCGAAGAGCTAATTAGTGAACTAAAAGATTGGAATCCTCCCTGAAAACAGCAGACTGGGATAAAtaagtagaaagtagaaaagaaaagataatagaCATGGAAGATAGTTCCAGAAGTGCCAATATCCACCCACTGACTGTTACCAAAAGAGAGACTGCTAGAGAAATGGATGTCCAATGAAACATGGTTGGTTTGCAACACAAGTttatttcctctccctccccaaatCCTAATAAAATGGCAGTAGAGGAAGAGCACAGGTAAAATCCTTCAAGGACAATAGGAACAAGAGAGGAGAAAACAGCAACCAAGAATTTCGACACGTATTTTGGAGATAATATACAAAGGAGTGGTAATTTGGCAGAATGGTGCATGTTCTGACTTGGGTGCCCCAGAGGGAGAAAATAAGAAGAATCCAAAAGATTCTCCGTACTCCACCCCCAGAGTCTCAGAAAGGATCCACACTTGAAGAGGTGAGGTACAGTGTGAGGCTGTAAATAGGAAAACAGGGGCATAAGTGGAAACCCTAGGCCACTTTCTCTACCCTCTTCAGCCAGGGGTCCCCTCCACCCAGGGGAGAAAGGAGAGTTATTTGTCATATAAATTGAACTGAAGAAACTGTAGAATGGGAGGTCTGAGCCACACAGATTTGAGAGGAGTAGGTAAGGTATCGGAGGAAcccgcccccaatatttcaacataggttctttctattttccataagtgtcagccagctgagaaataaagagtacaaaaattggaattttacagctgggccactgGGGGTGACATTacatattggtaggaccgtgatgcccacctgagctgcaaaaccagcaggtttttattaaggatttcaaaaggggagggtgtgtaagaacagggagtaggtcacaaagatcacatgcgtcaaagggcaaaaaggagaacaCAGATCGTGTGCTTCTAAGGAAACAGGATCAGGGCAAAATCAGAAACTCTTGATAAGGGTCTATATTCAGcagtgcatgtattgtcttgataaacatcttaacagaaaacggggtttgagagcagagaaccagt encodes the following:
- the LOC103215930 gene encoding pulmonary surfactant-associated protein A isoform X1; translated protein: MWLCPLALTLTLMAASGTACEVKDVCVGSPGIPGTPGSHGLPGRDGRDGVKGDPGPPGPMGPPGDMPCAPGNDGLPGAPGIPGQRGEKGEPGERGPPGLPAHLDGELQATLHDFRHQILQTRGVLSLQESILAIGGKVFSTNGQSATFDAIQEACARAGGHIAVPRNPEENEAIASFVKKYNTYAYVGLIEGPSPGDFRYSDGTPVNYTNWYPGEPAGQGTEQCVEMYTDGRWNDRNCLYNRLTICEF
- the LOC103215930 gene encoding pulmonary surfactant-associated protein A isoform X2, encoding MWLCPLALTLTLMAASGTACEVKDVCVGTPGIPGQRGEKGEPGERGPPGLPAHLDGELQATLHDFRHQILQTRGVLSLQESILAIGGKVFSTNGQSATFDAIQEACARAGGHIAVPRNPEENEAIASFVKKYNTYAYVGLIEGPSPGDFRYSDGTPVNYTNWYPGEPAGQGTEQCVEMYTDGRWNDRNCLYNRLTICEF